From the genome of Gracilimonas sp., one region includes:
- the wecB gene encoding UDP-N-acetylglucosamine 2-epimerase (non-hydrolyzing): protein MKKILIAFGTRPEVIKLAPVILELKDEFEVTVLHTGQHKELVEPMLSLFGIEPDINLNIMEPNQDLFSLTQSLLPKLKKVIEDTRPDYVMVQGDTTTSYLTALSSFYQKIPVLHVEAGLRSHDPYYPFPEEMNRKQISHLAYFHFAPTDLNKKNLLSEGISKNSIAVTGNTVIDALKQITNTHIFEKSVPEVLTKVSNNQKLLVLTAHRRENHGKPLMQVFEAIKKLLQDHKELCVIFPAHPNPNVTKAVEKAAISSDRFLQIKPLDYLSFLHVLKRADLILSDSGGIQEEASALGKPVLVLRNETERQELIESGLGILAGTNPEVVIKHSEALLNGGEILDASMIYGDGNAAVRIKKAIKDQL from the coding sequence ATGAAGAAGATTCTAATCGCATTCGGCACACGACCGGAAGTTATTAAACTGGCTCCGGTCATCTTAGAACTCAAAGACGAGTTTGAGGTTACCGTTTTGCATACAGGTCAACACAAAGAATTAGTTGAGCCGATGCTGTCTCTTTTTGGTATAGAGCCAGATATTAATTTAAATATCATGGAACCCAATCAGGATTTGTTCAGCCTGACCCAAAGTCTGCTTCCGAAGCTGAAAAAAGTAATTGAAGACACCCGGCCTGACTATGTTATGGTTCAGGGAGATACAACTACTTCTTACCTTACTGCACTTTCCTCTTTCTATCAAAAAATTCCGGTGCTTCATGTAGAAGCAGGATTAAGAAGTCACGACCCCTATTACCCTTTTCCCGAAGAAATGAACCGAAAGCAGATTTCACATCTGGCTTATTTTCATTTTGCACCAACTGATCTGAATAAGAAAAATTTATTAAGTGAGGGCATTTCTAAAAATTCAATTGCGGTTACAGGTAATACAGTTATTGACGCTCTTAAGCAGATCACCAACACTCATATTTTTGAAAAATCTGTACCTGAAGTACTCACTAAGGTAAGCAATAACCAGAAATTACTCGTTTTAACTGCTCATCGGCGTGAGAATCATGGCAAGCCTTTAATGCAAGTATTTGAGGCTATAAAGAAGCTTCTGCAAGATCACAAGGAGCTGTGCGTCATCTTTCCGGCCCATCCAAACCCAAATGTGACAAAAGCCGTTGAAAAAGCTGCGATTTCTAGTGATCGTTTCTTACAAATAAAGCCTCTTGACTACCTTTCCTTTCTCCACGTGTTAAAACGAGCTGATTTAATACTATCTGACTCTGGTGGTATTCAGGAAGAGGCTTCAGCCCTGGGAAAACCAGTGTTGGTTTTAAGAAACGAAACAGAACGGCAAGAGCTAATTGAATCAGGTCTGGGAATATTGGCAGGAACCAACCCAGAAGTAGTTATTAAACATTCAGAAGCTCTATTAAACGGCGGTGAAATCCTCGATGCGTCCATGATATACGGAGATGGAAATGCAGCAGTCAGGATCAAGAAAGCAATTAAAGATCAGCTGTAA
- a CDS encoding glycosyltransferase family 4 protein, which translates to MKVGYVAPMSIAAVSGGLRTQALQTTQHISFFGIEPYLISPWDDIKTLDLDLVHVFGASIENVGIVEQVKALGIPLFLSPIFFSNRNAAFIRRALKIEKLSSIFGSGIRSDFSVKSKLCSKADLNLPNTSAEANLIQQGFSISADKIETIPNGVEKRFSNATPDLFLEKYGIKDFVLFAGQAAARRKNVIKLLEIADQIEAKVVIIGSFNQDKYGQKCLSLAQKAGNVTLVETLNHESELLTSAYAASKVFVLPSQFETPGIAAMEAALTGSHIVITERGGTKDYFEGFAEFINPDSSKSLSTGLNNALKKEKSEELKNHILTNFTWERVAELTAEQYKRLCS; encoded by the coding sequence ATGAAAGTAGGCTATGTAGCACCGATGAGCATTGCGGCTGTATCCGGAGGGCTAAGAACCCAGGCTTTACAGACTACACAGCATATATCTTTTTTTGGGATAGAACCTTATTTGATTTCTCCCTGGGATGATATCAAAACCCTTGATTTGGATCTTGTGCATGTATTTGGTGCTTCTATAGAAAATGTCGGTATCGTAGAACAAGTTAAAGCACTTGGAATTCCTCTTTTCCTTTCTCCCATCTTTTTCTCCAACAGAAATGCAGCCTTCATTAGAAGAGCCCTTAAGATCGAAAAACTTAGTTCCATATTTGGTTCCGGGATTCGATCCGATTTCAGTGTTAAATCAAAGCTATGCAGTAAAGCAGACCTGAACCTCCCGAATACCTCTGCTGAAGCCAACCTGATACAACAAGGGTTCTCTATTTCAGCTGATAAGATAGAGACTATCCCTAATGGTGTGGAAAAGAGATTTTCTAACGCAACACCAGATTTGTTTCTGGAAAAATATGGGATTAAAGATTTCGTGCTTTTTGCAGGTCAGGCCGCTGCTCGGCGTAAAAATGTGATTAAATTACTGGAAATTGCAGATCAAATTGAAGCAAAAGTCGTAATTATTGGTTCCTTTAATCAGGATAAATATGGACAAAAGTGCTTATCACTAGCTCAGAAAGCCGGAAATGTTACTTTGGTTGAAACACTGAATCATGAATCAGAATTACTCACCTCCGCTTACGCCGCCAGTAAGGTATTTGTACTTCCCTCCCAGTTTGAAACTCCCGGCATTGCGGCAATGGAAGCCGCACTGACGGGATCTCATATTGTAATAACCGAGCGTGGTGGAACAAAAGATTATTTTGAAGGTTTTGCTGAGTTTATAAACCCGGATTCTTCGAAATCTCTTTCAACTGGCCTTAATAACGCTTTAAAAAAGGAGAAATCCGAAGAACTAAAGAATCACATCTTGACAAATTTTACGTGGGAAAGAGTAGCCGAGTTGACAGCAGAACAATATAAAAGATTATGTTCATGA